One genomic segment of Aquipluma nitroreducens includes these proteins:
- a CDS encoding KamA family radical SAM protein — MIKNQDKLFFEPRKYNTIEIWKNVTVDQWNDAGWQIKNSIRNIEVLEEVIKLNPFQKSEIERTLRTLKSEGKEALRITPYYATLMQADPFNPVLLPGEKSHKRLDPIFWQSVPTPANLLFPDTGSEGAMSEGSRSYGAAYQRYPNRVALFVAENTSCASYCVHCQRAKSLDGTVDVNKDEINKGLFYIGYNRNINEVLVTGGDALMISKSRLQYVLEELSKIPHVRVIRIATRVPVVLPMAITDDLLELINTAANKYNKGIDKYVYFMTHINHYHEITEDLALAVKKIRKHGFTIRNQTVLLNHVNDYYKTLAETFRRMFWIGVHPYYLLQCHKEKGIMHFITPIQIGEIYMKHLQGWISGVTMPRYAVNIEGGGGKVLLMPSGYDTLNLETHIDNKISESYATVTTWDGKELLRYEALGRSTKKEFANAVKIMDAFIGRKGAFLPKIILIDKKGNHIETTNRTKLPVFEKLKKSELLGYDLFDGDMPLTNPATISTELEEKFLKSKYFKSRHIEK; from the coding sequence ATGATAAAAAATCAAGACAAGTTATTCTTCGAGCCGAGAAAATACAACACAATTGAGATCTGGAAGAATGTTACTGTAGATCAATGGAATGATGCAGGTTGGCAAATTAAAAACTCAATAAGAAATATTGAAGTTCTGGAGGAAGTAATTAAATTAAATCCTTTCCAAAAATCTGAAATCGAAAGAACTTTACGAACATTAAAAAGTGAGGGAAAGGAGGCGTTACGGATTACACCGTATTATGCAACCCTTATGCAAGCCGACCCTTTTAATCCGGTTCTTTTGCCCGGAGAAAAATCGCACAAAAGGCTGGATCCAATTTTTTGGCAAAGTGTACCTACTCCTGCTAATCTTTTATTTCCCGATACCGGTTCGGAAGGAGCAATGAGTGAAGGTTCCAGAAGCTATGGAGCTGCTTATCAGCGCTATCCTAACCGGGTTGCGCTTTTTGTTGCCGAAAATACGAGTTGTGCTTCGTATTGTGTACATTGTCAGCGGGCTAAATCATTAGATGGTACTGTCGACGTAAACAAGGACGAAATAAACAAGGGTTTGTTTTATATCGGATATAATAGAAATATTAACGAAGTGCTTGTTACTGGTGGTGACGCATTAATGATAAGTAAAAGTCGTCTTCAATATGTGCTCGAAGAATTAAGCAAAATACCTCATGTGCGTGTTATAAGAATTGCGACACGGGTGCCTGTTGTATTGCCAATGGCAATAACAGATGACTTGCTCGAATTAATTAATACTGCTGCGAATAAATACAATAAGGGCATTGATAAATATGTCTATTTCATGACACATATTAATCATTATCATGAGATTACCGAAGATTTAGCGCTTGCCGTAAAGAAAATCCGCAAACATGGTTTCACCATCCGGAATCAGACCGTATTATTAAATCATGTGAATGATTATTATAAAACCCTGGCTGAGACCTTCCGAAGAATGTTCTGGATTGGAGTTCATCCGTATTATCTTTTACAGTGCCATAAAGAAAAGGGTATTATGCACTTTATTACACCTATCCAAATTGGTGAAATTTACATGAAACATTTGCAGGGATGGATTTCCGGTGTGACCATGCCAAGATATGCTGTTAACATTGAAGGTGGTGGCGGTAAAGTACTTTTAATGCCATCAGGATACGATACTTTAAATTTAGAAACTCATATTGACAATAAAATCTCTGAAAGTTACGCTACGGTAACTACCTGGGACGGAAAAGAATTGCTACGTTATGAAGCTCTTGGAAGATCCACAAAGAAAGAATTTGCCAATGCAGTAAAAATTATGGATGCTTTTATTGGAAGAAAAGGTGCGTTTTTACCTAAAATTATTCTGATTGACAAAAAGGGCAACCATATTGAAACTACAAATAGAACAAAATTGCCAGTTTTCGAGAAATTGAAAAAGTCAGAACTTTTAGGATATGATTTGTTTGATGGAGATATGCCATTAACTAATCCTGCAACTATATCAACTGAACTAGAGGAAAAATTTCTTAAATCGAAATATTTTAAATCTCGTCATATTGAAAAGTAA
- a CDS encoding thioredoxin family protein, which yields MKTKYLRQLLLVILLIGALNTGNAQNTTQKEKQNPATEQQNNAAKYKVTFIELGSVRCIPCQKMQPVMKSIEKKYGKQVKVVFHDVWTTEGKPFAAQYGIESIPTQVFLDENGKEFSRHVGYFPEEELVKILKQQGVK from the coding sequence ATGAAAACAAAATACCTTCGACAACTATTACTGGTGATCCTATTGATTGGTGCTTTAAATACAGGCAATGCTCAAAACACAACGCAGAAAGAGAAACAAAATCCTGCAACTGAACAACAAAACAATGCGGCAAAATACAAAGTAACCTTTATTGAGCTTGGTTCAGTACGCTGTATCCCTTGCCAGAAGATGCAACCCGTTATGAAATCGATTGAAAAAAAATATGGGAAACAAGTAAAAGTGGTCTTTCACGATGTGTGGACAACTGAAGGAAAACCCTTTGCTGCTCAATACGGCATTGAATCTATCCCAACCCAAGTGTTTTTAGATGAAAATGGCAAAGAGTTCTCCCGGCATGTGGGTTATTTCCCTGAAGAAGAATTGGTAAAAATATTGAAGCAACAGGGAGTAAAATAA
- a CDS encoding thioredoxin family protein, giving the protein MEIKILGTGCPKCKTLEKLTRDVVEQNGIDASVTKVEDIVEIMKYGVMTTPALVVNGKVEIKGRVPSSDEIKQVLTR; this is encoded by the coding sequence ATGGAAATCAAAATCTTAGGCACTGGATGCCCCAAATGCAAAACACTTGAAAAATTGACCCGCGATGTTGTAGAACAAAATGGCATTGATGCTTCGGTCACCAAGGTGGAAGATATTGTGGAAATCATGAAATACGGTGTCATGACCACTCCTGCCCTTGTTGTAAACGGAAAGGTAGAAATCAAAGGTCGTGTGCCTTCTTCTGACGAAATCAAGCAAGTTTTAACCCGATAA
- a CDS encoding rhodanese-like domain-containing protein: MKTTDKPILQDFHIEGVKHINPSDALEAIKSGEAVMLDVREINEVKLESVPLDRVLNHPMSVIMDRLSYIAKDQNIIVACPGGVRSVKVANLLLMHGYPSVANLEGGLTMWKAKGLPFESNLSFGGCGCNSGTKLNTNDTPLKNSFTANDFKNLKRI, from the coding sequence ATGAAAACAACAGATAAACCCATCTTACAGGATTTTCATATTGAAGGAGTGAAGCATATCAATCCTTCGGATGCACTGGAAGCCATAAAAAGCGGTGAAGCCGTAATGCTTGATGTTCGTGAAATCAACGAAGTTAAACTGGAAAGCGTTCCACTCGATCGTGTTCTAAATCACCCAATGTCGGTGATTATGGATCGGTTGTCCTATATCGCCAAAGACCAAAATATTATTGTTGCCTGTCCGGGCGGTGTTCGGAGCGTTAAAGTTGCCAACTTGCTCCTCATGCACGGCTATCCAAGTGTTGCTAATCTGGAGGGCGGATTAACAATGTGGAAAGCAAAAGGATTGCCTTTTGAAAGCAATCTGTCGTTTGGCGGATGTGGCTGTAATTCAGGCACAAAATTAAATACTAACGATACACCATTGAAAAACAGTTTTACTGCTAACGATTTTAAAAATCTAAAACGGATCTAA
- a CDS encoding permease, protein MKNEKNTIWIPLALLPIWFLIYHNLQPVTDWIIDSIFGMTKGAHLTEALRFFVFEFPKVMLLLTLIIFFVGIIRTFFTPERTRKALEGKKTFTGNVMAATLGIVTPFCSCSAIPLFLGFVESGVPLGVTFSFLIAAPMINEVAIILLYGLFGWQVAAIYVGTGLVIAILAGWVIGLLKLEKWVEPWVYETHMGDSDSEEEKLSFEKRIKLGYDAVKEIVGKVWIYVALGILVGAGAHGYVPEDFMAALMGKSACYSVPLSILIGIPLYSNAAGIVPIVSVLIEKGASLGTALAFMMSVIGLSLPEMVILRKVLKLPLIFTFIGVVGVGIMIVGYLFNYIF, encoded by the coding sequence ATGAAAAATGAAAAAAATACGATCTGGATACCACTTGCACTTCTGCCAATCTGGTTCCTGATCTATCACAACCTCCAACCTGTAACCGATTGGATTATTGACTCAATATTTGGCATGACAAAAGGAGCGCATCTTACTGAAGCACTCCGGTTCTTCGTTTTCGAGTTCCCCAAAGTGATGCTTCTGCTGACACTCATCATTTTCTTTGTAGGAATCATCCGGACTTTCTTTACTCCTGAACGAACCAGAAAAGCGCTGGAAGGTAAAAAAACATTTACCGGCAATGTGATGGCTGCAACGCTGGGTATCGTTACTCCCTTTTGCTCATGTTCGGCCATCCCGCTGTTTTTAGGTTTTGTCGAATCAGGAGTTCCGCTTGGCGTCACGTTTTCGTTCCTGATTGCTGCGCCAATGATCAACGAAGTCGCCATTATTCTTTTATATGGATTGTTTGGCTGGCAGGTTGCCGCTATTTATGTTGGAACAGGATTAGTCATCGCTATTTTAGCTGGCTGGGTGATTGGCCTGCTGAAGCTTGAAAAATGGGTAGAACCCTGGGTGTACGAAACTCACATGGGCGATAGCGATTCAGAAGAAGAGAAACTCAGCTTTGAGAAACGAATCAAACTCGGATACGATGCTGTGAAAGAAATTGTAGGCAAAGTATGGATTTATGTGGCATTGGGAATCCTTGTAGGCGCTGGCGCTCATGGATATGTTCCTGAAGATTTTATGGCCGCGCTAATGGGAAAATCAGCGTGCTACTCTGTTCCACTTTCGATTTTGATTGGTATCCCACTCTATTCAAATGCAGCCGGAATTGTCCCGATTGTTTCGGTACTGATTGAAAAAGGTGCTTCGCTTGGAACAGCATTAGCTTTTATGATGTCGGTGATCGGGCTTTCATTGCCCGAAATGGTTATTCTCAGAAAAGTATTAAAACTGCCGTTAATATTTACCTTTATTGGTGTTGTAGGCGTTGGAATAATGATTGTTGGATATTTATTTAATTACATTTTTTGA
- the nhaD gene encoding sodium:proton antiporter NhaD, giving the protein MFYLILLIFVLGYVAIALEHPLKVDKASTALIIGVLTWTVYILNVDSILSLGYSPSWAEFGNQVKNILDHIKPALSDGQWLDSGWSDKINILNSPYHFVIEELEHHLIEISEILFFLLGAMTIVEIVDQHEGFRVITDKITTTNKVKLLWIIAILTFFMSAVLDNLTTTIVMVALLKKLIADQKTRWFYVSMVVLAANSGGAWSPIGDVTTIMLWIGGQITAMSIIAKVILPSIVSIVVPLTIVSFWMKGVVERPHKMKNEESATPNHERIIVFFAGVGALLFVPIFKTVTHLPPYMGMLLGLGLLWMLTEVIHRSKPHEVSSKLKVYNILRKVDTPTVLFFLGILSAVACLQSAGHLNIMSGWLNDHLGNVYLINSAIGILSSVVDNVPLVAGSMGMYDIALPGATGYEAFFVQDGTFWELLAYCAGTGGSILIIGSAAGVAAMGIEKIDFIWYLKKISLLALIGYLSGIATFNLLFA; this is encoded by the coding sequence ATGTTTTACCTCATTCTTCTGATATTCGTGCTTGGCTATGTGGCAATAGCTCTCGAACATCCCTTAAAAGTTGATAAAGCCTCAACGGCTCTGATTATTGGAGTCCTTACCTGGACTGTTTATATTTTAAATGTTGATAGTATCCTGAGTCTGGGTTATAGTCCTTCGTGGGCGGAATTTGGAAACCAGGTAAAAAACATTTTGGATCACATAAAACCAGCTCTCTCAGATGGTCAATGGTTGGATTCCGGATGGTCGGATAAAATCAACATTCTGAATTCTCCTTATCATTTTGTTATTGAGGAGCTTGAGCATCATTTGATTGAAATTTCCGAGATTTTGTTTTTCCTGCTTGGAGCAATGACAATTGTTGAAATAGTTGATCAACATGAAGGATTTAGAGTTATAACCGATAAGATTACAACCACCAATAAAGTTAAATTACTTTGGATTATTGCAATTCTCACGTTTTTCATGTCGGCAGTATTGGATAATCTAACCACCACAATCGTGATGGTGGCATTGCTTAAAAAGTTAATTGCTGATCAGAAAACCCGTTGGTTTTATGTGTCGATGGTTGTTCTTGCTGCAAATTCCGGAGGTGCGTGGTCACCCATCGGCGATGTAACTACGATCATGCTATGGATTGGAGGCCAAATAACGGCAATGTCGATTATTGCCAAGGTGATTTTGCCAAGTATCGTGAGTATTGTAGTTCCTCTGACAATTGTTTCATTCTGGATGAAAGGTGTGGTTGAACGTCCACACAAAATGAAGAATGAAGAATCTGCTACACCAAATCATGAACGAATAATTGTTTTCTTTGCCGGAGTTGGCGCCTTACTTTTTGTGCCAATCTTTAAAACTGTTACCCATTTGCCTCCTTACATGGGAATGCTGCTTGGATTGGGTTTACTGTGGATGCTTACTGAAGTTATTCATCGTTCGAAACCACACGAAGTTAGCAGTAAACTGAAAGTTTATAATATTTTACGAAAAGTAGATACCCCAACAGTACTTTTTTTTCTTGGTATTTTATCGGCAGTAGCTTGCTTGCAATCTGCAGGTCATTTGAACATTATGTCGGGTTGGCTCAACGATCACTTGGGCAACGTTTATCTCATCAATTCTGCCATTGGTATTTTATCGTCGGTAGTTGACAATGTGCCATTAGTTGCCGGATCGATGGGGATGTACGATATTGCACTTCCCGGAGCAACCGGTTACGAAGCATTTTTCGTTCAGGATGGAACATTTTGGGAATTACTTGCTTATTGTGCCGGAACAGGAGGTAGTATTCTGATTATTGGTTCCGCTGCCGGTGTTGCTGCAATGGGAATCGAAAAGATTGATTTTATCTGGTATCTGAAAAAGATCAGTTTGCTGGCTCTAATTGGTTATCTTTCAGGTATAGCAACCTTCAACTTGTTGTTTGCATAA
- a CDS encoding aromatic aminobenezylarsenical efflux permease ArsG family transporter, which translates to MEFLTNILENSTMPWLSALVLGLMTAISPCPLATNITAVGFISKDIENCNRVFVNGLLYTFGRAISYTAIALIIFLGADQFKFSGFFQLYGEKIVGPLLIIIGLFMLDVIKIKFPGMSKLTSKMETKTKWGYFDAILLGMIFALAFCPYSGVLYFGMLVPMTVASASGLYLPLVFALATGIPVIIFAWILAFSVGSISGVYNKMKNFEIWFRRVIAVLFIVVGIYYIIRVFF; encoded by the coding sequence ATGGAATTTCTGACCAATATTCTGGAAAACAGCACGATGCCATGGCTATCGGCATTGGTGCTTGGATTAATGACTGCAATCAGTCCCTGTCCGCTGGCCACCAACATCACGGCGGTAGGTTTTATCAGCAAGGACATCGAAAACTGCAACCGTGTTTTCGTTAACGGATTGCTTTATACATTTGGTCGGGCAATTTCGTATACCGCCATTGCTCTTATCATTTTTTTGGGTGCCGATCAGTTTAAATTTTCAGGCTTTTTTCAGCTTTACGGCGAAAAAATTGTAGGTCCGTTACTAATTATCATCGGTTTATTTATGCTCGATGTAATTAAAATCAAGTTTCCGGGAATGAGCAAGTTGACCTCTAAAATGGAAACAAAAACCAAATGGGGTTATTTTGATGCCATTTTACTCGGGATGATTTTCGCACTCGCATTCTGCCCTTACAGCGGGGTCCTGTATTTTGGAATGCTTGTTCCAATGACCGTTGCAAGCGCATCAGGACTATATCTTCCATTGGTTTTCGCTCTGGCTACCGGCATTCCGGTAATCATTTTTGCATGGATACTGGCCTTTTCGGTTGGTTCAATTAGTGGAGTTTATAACAAGATGAAGAACTTTGAAATCTGGTTCCGACGAGTGATTGCTGTACTCTTTATTGTGGTGGGTATCTATTACATCATCAGGGTATTCTTCTAA
- a CDS encoding UDP-glucose dehydrogenase family protein — translation MKISVVGTGYVGLVSGTCFSQTGIDVVCVDVDERKINMLNNGQIPIYEPGLEDIFKYNVEKGRLSFTTNLKDSLADSEAVFIAVGTPPDEDGSADLKYVLGVAREIGRHMNHYMVIVTKSTVPVGTSMKVKAAILDELAKRGENIPFDVASNPEFLKEGSAVDDFLKPDRIVVGIESPEAEKTMRKLYKAFLLNGHPILFMDISSSEMTKYAANSMLATKISFMNDIANLCELVGADVSQVRKGIGSDARIGNKFIYPGTGYGGSCFPKDVQALVRTADDYGHSLDILKAVEAVNYRQKEVLIKKIKSHFGVNLEGLKFGMWGLAFKPKTDDMREAPSLVIIEKLLQEGASIVAFDPVAQEEAHRILGDSIVYAKDEYDACIDVDALIIVTEWPEFRMPNFRVIEKLLKSKTIFDGRNIYEPEEMQEIKFNYYSIGRKSVVISK, via the coding sequence ATGAAGATATCAGTTGTTGGTACAGGTTATGTCGGATTAGTTTCAGGCACATGTTTTTCGCAAACTGGGATTGATGTAGTCTGCGTAGATGTTGATGAACGAAAGATTAATATGCTTAATAATGGTCAAATTCCGATTTATGAACCTGGATTGGAAGATATCTTTAAATATAACGTTGAAAAGGGGCGTCTTTCTTTTACAACAAATTTGAAAGATAGTTTGGCCGATTCGGAAGCTGTATTTATAGCGGTTGGTACCCCTCCTGATGAAGATGGAAGTGCCGATTTGAAATATGTACTGGGTGTTGCCCGTGAAATTGGTCGACACATGAACCATTATATGGTTATCGTTACCAAAAGTACTGTTCCTGTCGGAACGTCGATGAAAGTCAAGGCTGCTATTTTGGATGAACTTGCCAAACGTGGTGAAAATATACCTTTTGATGTTGCATCTAATCCTGAATTTCTGAAAGAGGGGAGTGCTGTTGATGACTTCCTAAAGCCAGATCGGATTGTGGTGGGAATTGAATCGCCGGAAGCCGAAAAAACCATGCGCAAATTATACAAGGCATTCCTGTTAAATGGCCATCCCATTTTGTTTATGGATATCTCGTCATCAGAAATGACCAAATATGCTGCAAACTCTATGCTGGCTACAAAAATCAGCTTTATGAACGACATCGCTAACCTCTGCGAACTTGTTGGAGCCGATGTCAGCCAGGTGCGCAAGGGAATCGGATCTGACGCCCGGATTGGGAATAAGTTCATTTATCCTGGAACCGGATATGGCGGTTCGTGCTTTCCGAAAGATGTTCAGGCATTAGTTCGTACCGCCGATGATTATGGCCATTCATTGGATATTCTGAAAGCTGTAGAAGCAGTAAACTATCGTCAAAAAGAAGTTCTGATAAAAAAAATAAAATCTCATTTCGGTGTAAACCTAGAAGGTCTCAAATTCGGAATGTGGGGTCTGGCATTTAAGCCAAAGACTGACGATATGCGCGAAGCACCATCACTAGTAATCATTGAAAAATTACTTCAGGAAGGAGCCTCAATCGTAGCTTTCGATCCAGTTGCACAGGAAGAGGCTCACCGTATTTTAGGAGATTCCATTGTATATGCTAAAGATGAATACGATGCTTGTATAGATGTTGATGCACTGATTATTGTTACTGAATGGCCTGAATTCAGAATGCCAAACTTTAGAGTGATTGAAAAACTACTCAAATCGAAAACGATCTTTGATGGCCGTAACATATACGAACCCGAAGAAATGCAGGAAATTAAATTTAATTATTACAGTATTGGACGGAAATCGGTAGTCATTTCAAAATAA
- a CDS encoding nitrophenyl compound nitroreductase subunit ArsF family protein has product MKKIIFLCIVLMTVFFCNAQTAKKETATSENQVEAYYFHNTARCTTCKTVEAEAKADLESLYGNQVTFKALNLEDDATKPIAEKLQVSGQTLLIVKGDQKINLTNEGFLYAVTKPAKLKSIIKAKVDPLFAL; this is encoded by the coding sequence ATGAAAAAAATTATTTTTTTATGTATTGTACTGATGACCGTGTTTTTTTGCAATGCTCAAACAGCAAAAAAGGAAACAGCAACATCCGAAAATCAGGTAGAAGCCTATTATTTTCATAACACTGCGCGCTGTACAACATGTAAAACAGTTGAAGCTGAAGCAAAAGCTGATTTGGAAAGCCTTTATGGTAATCAGGTTACTTTTAAAGCTTTAAATCTGGAAGATGACGCGACCAAACCGATTGCCGAAAAATTGCAAGTTTCTGGACAAACGCTGTTGATTGTGAAAGGTGATCAGAAAATAAACCTAACCAACGAAGGTTTTTTGTATGCCGTAACCAAACCAGCAAAATTAAAATCAATCATCAAAGCAAAAGTTGACCCACTGTTCGCTTTATAA
- a CDS encoding UDP-glucuronic acid decarboxylase family protein: MKRILVTGGAGFVGSHLCERLLNEGNEVVCMDNYFTGKKQKIVHLLDNPYFELIRHDVTMPYFIEVDQIYNLACPASPVHYQYNPIKTIKTSVMGAVNMLGLAKRIRAKILQASTSEVYGDPVIHPQTEDYWGHVNPIGIRSCYDEGKRCAESLFVNYHAQNNVRIKIIRIFNTYGPKMEPDDGRVVSNFIVQALQNQDITIFGDGNQTRSFQYVSDLVEGMIRMMSTGDDFTGPVNIGNPGEFTMLELAQNIIELTGSKSKLVFLPLPSDDPTQRQPDISLAREKLDGWEPKVSLREGLTKTIEYFDQLLSE; encoded by the coding sequence ATGAAACGAATATTAGTAACCGGTGGTGCAGGTTTTGTGGGGTCGCACCTTTGCGAAAGATTACTGAATGAGGGGAATGAAGTGGTTTGTATGGATAATTACTTTACAGGTAAAAAACAAAAAATCGTTCATTTGCTCGATAATCCTTATTTTGAACTTATCAGGCACGATGTTACAATGCCTTATTTTATTGAGGTTGATCAGATTTATAATCTGGCATGCCCCGCATCTCCGGTTCATTACCAGTACAACCCCATAAAAACAATTAAAACCTCTGTGATGGGGGCCGTAAATATGCTTGGTTTGGCTAAACGAATCAGGGCCAAAATATTACAGGCATCAACCAGCGAGGTTTATGGCGATCCCGTCATCCATCCGCAAACCGAAGACTATTGGGGGCATGTCAACCCAATTGGAATCAGGTCGTGTTATGATGAAGGTAAACGTTGCGCCGAATCGTTGTTTGTTAATTATCATGCTCAAAATAATGTTCGGATTAAAATAATCCGAATTTTCAATACTTATGGACCTAAGATGGAACCAGATGATGGGCGTGTAGTTTCCAACTTCATTGTTCAGGCTCTACAAAATCAGGATATTACTATTTTTGGAGACGGTAATCAGACCCGTAGTTTTCAGTATGTTTCTGATTTGGTTGAAGGAATGATCCGGATGATGTCAACTGGTGATGATTTTACCGGACCGGTAAATATTGGCAACCCAGGCGAATTTACAATGTTGGAACTGGCTCAAAATATTATCGAACTTACCGGATCAAAATCAAAATTGGTATTTTTGCCGTTACCTTCGGATGATCCAACTCAACGACAACCCGATATTTCGTTAGCCAGGGAAAAACTTGATGGTTGGGAACCTAAAGTTTCATTGCGTGAAGGATTAACAAAAACGATTGAATATTTTGACCAGTTATTGTCAGAATAA
- a CDS encoding ArsR/SmtB family transcription factor, which produces MQKEIITEDQQKAARYAKAMGHPIRMYVLELLSKQSCCYSGDLTEDLPIVKSTLSQHLKELKDAGLIQGEIEAPRVKYCLNRENWKEAQDLFRKFLKMDSEEPIPKCQ; this is translated from the coding sequence ATGCAGAAAGAAATAATTACAGAAGATCAGCAAAAAGCGGCCCGCTATGCCAAAGCAATGGGACACCCCATCCGGATGTATGTACTTGAATTGCTTTCAAAACAATCATGTTGCTACAGTGGCGATCTGACAGAAGATCTTCCGATCGTAAAATCAACCCTTTCGCAACACCTGAAAGAATTGAAAGATGCCGGACTTATTCAGGGTGAAATTGAAGCCCCACGAGTTAAGTATTGCCTGAACCGTGAAAACTGGAAAGAAGCACAGGATTTATTCCGGAAATTTCTGAAAATGGACAGTGAAGAACCAATACCGAAATGTCAATAA
- the mnmE gene encoding tRNA uridine-5-carboxymethylaminomethyl(34) synthesis GTPase MnmE, which produces MLDQLTICAIATSPGMGAIATIRLSGEKALKIADSVFQSPKSKKKLADQKPNTLHFGSVTDENELIDEVVVSIFRTPHSFTGEDVVEITCHGSVYIQQRILQLLISKGARMALPGEFTQRAFLNGKMDLSQAEAVADLIASTNRAAQKVAINQMRGGFSSELSKLRGELLHFIAMIELELDFSEEDVEFADRTQLKNLVSRIEEILRKLKNSFQLGNVIKNGIPVAIVGETNVGKSTLLNALLNEEKAIVSDIHGTTRDVIEDVVNIHGTAFRFFDTAGIRETTDEIETLGIERSYSKLDLATIVILVVDTLNAIEIITERVTKIRSRINDQHLIIAANKSDIGLPETIAALKSLNLLSNEKLVFIAAKQKRNLDELIQEMQHAVSLDSISEDAVIVTNLRHFEALSKALESIERVQIGLDNLISGDFLAQDIRECLYYLGEITGEISNDEILGHIFKNFCIGK; this is translated from the coding sequence ATGCTCGATCAGTTAACCATTTGCGCCATAGCTACTTCTCCCGGAATGGGAGCCATTGCAACCATACGTCTTTCAGGAGAAAAAGCTCTTAAAATTGCCGATTCGGTTTTTCAGTCACCCAAATCGAAAAAAAAACTAGCCGATCAAAAACCAAACACGTTGCATTTTGGTAGCGTAACCGACGAAAATGAGTTGATTGATGAAGTTGTCGTTTCTATATTCCGGACGCCACATTCGTTTACAGGCGAAGATGTGGTCGAAATAACATGCCACGGTTCTGTATATATCCAACAACGAATTCTCCAACTATTGATTAGCAAAGGTGCCAGAATGGCTCTACCAGGTGAATTTACCCAACGGGCATTTTTGAATGGGAAAATGGATCTTTCGCAAGCAGAAGCAGTTGCCGATTTGATTGCATCGACCAACCGGGCAGCGCAAAAAGTGGCCATCAACCAAATGCGGGGCGGATTTTCTTCTGAATTATCGAAACTTCGGGGCGAGTTGTTGCATTTCATTGCAATGATTGAATTGGAGCTTGATTTCAGCGAAGAAGATGTTGAATTTGCTGACCGCACACAACTTAAAAATCTGGTTTCACGAATTGAAGAAATACTCAGAAAGCTTAAAAATTCGTTTCAATTGGGGAATGTAATTAAAAATGGGATTCCGGTTGCCATTGTTGGTGAAACCAATGTAGGTAAGTCTACCCTACTCAATGCTTTACTGAACGAAGAAAAAGCGATTGTATCAGATATTCATGGAACCACACGCGATGTAATTGAAGATGTGGTCAATATTCACGGTACTGCTTTCCGCTTTTTCGATACGGCCGGAATCCGCGAAACGACAGACGAAATTGAAACATTGGGCATTGAACGTAGCTACAGTAAACTCGATTTGGCAACGATTGTAATTTTAGTTGTTGACACCTTAAATGCGATTGAAATCATTACAGAGCGTGTCACTAAAATCAGGAGCAGAATTAATGACCAGCATTTAATTATCGCTGCTAACAAGAGCGATATCGGATTGCCCGAAACCATTGCTGCTCTTAAAAGTCTAAATCTGCTTTCGAATGAAAAACTGGTTTTTATTGCCGCTAAACAGAAAAGGAACCTCGATGAATTGATTCAGGAAATGCAACATGCCGTTTCGCTTGATTCGATTAGCGAAGATGCTGTTATAGTAACCAACCTGCGTCACTTCGAAGCACTATCAAAAGCGCTTGAATCCATTGAGCGTGTGCAGATTGGGCTCGACAACCTAATCTCCGGAGATTTTTTGGCACAGGACATCCGCGAATGCTTGTATTATCTTGGTGAAATCACCGGTGAGATATCGAATGATGAGATATTGGGGCACATTTTTAAGAATTTCTGCATCGGCAAATAG